The Brasilonema sennae CENA114 genome includes a region encoding these proteins:
- a CDS encoding DUF6760 family protein — protein sequence MSYPSDKLYEEVAFVAYHFHWSQDDILSLEHNTRQSWVAEINKINQRIL from the coding sequence ATAAGCTACCCCTCTGATAAATTATATGAGGAGGTAGCTTTCGTTGCTTACCATTTTCATTGGTCGCAAGATGATATTTTGAGTTTAGAACACAACACTCGTCAGAGTTGGGTAGCAGAAATTAATAAAATTAATCAAAGAATACTATGA
- a CDS encoding DUF1822 family protein, with the protein MLTLSDFVNIDTEHIWLQLERDTQEEAWQFSQCHSNPIACYNAYLNRVCLSHLLNWFQERLTEESTLHAEVFPCEESLPSLLEIVNGTAIKVGEIRIVLVPTEILDIEELRVPQEWIDINSWAADYYISVQVNLDEDDDDSSMRLCGFTTHRQLKNQGRYNESDRTYSLPIEQLTENFTLLFATLGLHWQEQLPPTVTLSAVEAQNLLQTLSDTSVYSPRLRFDVPFAQWAALISNEQWRQQLYNQRLGEEKNTVSTAETSSPLNTEAVNSIPVDSPLKNVNLSQWFQQIFAAGWQSIDEVLNSQLGNLAFEFRSSSTAKKTGVNGVKLIDLGMQLGGQSLALMLALSQEADQKIGILVQVHPTGNEKYLPQNLKLLLLESNNILQQIQSRSRDSYIQLNRFKGLTGTSFSIKLILNDSSMIENFSI; encoded by the coding sequence ATGTTAACTTTATCAGATTTCGTAAATATTGACACTGAGCATATTTGGTTGCAGTTAGAAAGAGACACACAAGAAGAAGCATGGCAGTTTTCTCAGTGTCACTCGAATCCAATTGCTTGTTACAATGCTTATCTCAATCGCGTCTGCTTGAGTCACTTACTGAATTGGTTTCAAGAACGGCTGACAGAAGAATCTACGTTACACGCAGAGGTATTTCCTTGTGAGGAAAGCTTACCTAGTCTTTTAGAAATAGTCAATGGCACAGCAATTAAGGTGGGTGAAATCCGGATAGTGTTAGTACCAACTGAAATTCTAGATATAGAAGAATTGCGTGTACCGCAGGAATGGATAGATATTAACAGTTGGGCGGCTGACTATTACATCTCGGTGCAGGTAAATTTAGATGAAGATGATGATGATTCGAGTATGCGGTTATGTGGGTTTACCACTCATCGTCAATTGAAGAACCAAGGCAGATATAACGAGAGCGATCGCACTTATTCTTTACCCATAGAACAGTTAACTGAAAACTTCACCTTGCTGTTTGCTACACTGGGACTGCATTGGCAAGAACAACTTCCACCTACAGTTACTTTGTCAGCAGTAGAAGCCCAAAACTTATTACAGACATTGAGCGATACATCTGTTTATTCTCCCAGATTGCGTTTTGATGTACCATTTGCTCAGTGGGCGGCACTCATTTCCAACGAACAATGGCGACAACAACTATATAATCAACGTTTAGGTGAAGAGAAAAATACCGTATCTACAGCAGAGACATCCTCACCACTAAATACAGAAGCAGTAAATTCCATTCCTGTAGACTCTCCACTTAAAAATGTGAACCTCAGTCAATGGTTCCAACAGATATTTGCAGCAGGTTGGCAATCTATTGATGAAGTTTTAAATTCACAGCTAGGAAATTTAGCATTTGAGTTCAGAAGTTCTTCCACAGCTAAGAAAACAGGTGTCAATGGAGTTAAACTTATTGATTTAGGGATGCAATTGGGAGGGCAATCTCTAGCACTAATGCTTGCTCTTTCTCAGGAAGCAGATCAAAAAATTGGTATTCTTGTACAAGTTCATCCGACTGGTAATGAGAAATATCTACCGCAAAATCTCAAACTTCTGCTTTTAGAATCAAATAACATTTTACAACAAATTCAATCGAGAAGTCGAGATAGCTACATTCAACTTAATCGTTTTAAAGGTTTAACTGGAACCAGCTTTTCTATCAAGCTGATTCTTAATGATTCCAGCATGATCGAAAATTTCTCTATTTGA
- a CDS encoding NF041680 family putative transposase — MDSFARLKAFRQAAYNNLCRAHDAMFELKDAIMLTRKVYSIAELSLSPVFRRKWSSVYEAVQDARPQRNKLMRLYIEQIPAVPEKSRIILAGDHTAWARPHAVTLQDRTSEHYCTGIINNKPVAPGEGYSTIVWVPEDSGSWAIPLRHERITSWESPISKAVWQLKQVCKYLPSRPISLWDSEYGCAPFVLKTASIKADKLMRLRSNLCLWSSPPAYSGRGRPRIHGSKFKLLDTNTWTTPAQILEQNDAKLGRIRIRVWHNLHFRAAAKHPMSLIQVERLKEDGSLRVTKPLWLAWVGEEMLPLSEICRLYLRRFAVDHWYRFIKQRLHWTLPKLSTPKQCERWSELMPMITWELWLARDIVADNPLPWQKSLDNLTPGRVAQAMGSILAGIGTPTRSPKPRGKSSGWKPGKERKRRIPYPSVKKRTSKSRKPTPESA; from the coding sequence ATGGATTCTTTTGCCAGATTAAAAGCATTTCGTCAAGCTGCATATAACAATTTGTGTCGAGCGCATGATGCAATGTTTGAACTAAAAGACGCGATCATGCTGACGCGTAAAGTATATAGTATTGCAGAGCTATCGTTATCACCTGTATTTCGACGCAAGTGGTCGAGTGTTTATGAAGCAGTACAAGATGCAAGACCACAACGCAACAAGTTGATGCGACTATACATTGAACAAATACCAGCAGTGCCAGAAAAATCACGAATTATACTAGCAGGAGACCATACAGCTTGGGCAAGACCTCATGCAGTAACGTTACAAGACCGTACAAGTGAACATTATTGTACTGGAATCATAAACAATAAACCAGTTGCGCCAGGTGAAGGCTATAGTACAATTGTTTGGGTGCCAGAAGATTCGGGGAGTTGGGCAATACCATTACGGCATGAAAGAATAACCAGTTGGGAAAGTCCAATATCGAAGGCAGTGTGGCAACTCAAACAGGTATGTAAGTATTTGCCCTCACGCCCAATCAGTCTGTGGGACAGCGAGTATGGATGTGCGCCTTTTGTCTTAAAAACTGCTAGTATTAAAGCAGATAAATTGATGCGATTGCGCTCTAACCTATGTTTGTGGAGTTCTCCACCCGCTTACTCTGGTAGGGGTAGACCTCGCATTCATGGTAGTAAGTTCAAGCTCTTGGATACGAATACTTGGACAACACCCGCTCAAATTTTAGAACAAAACGATGCGAAACTTGGTCGGATACGAATTCGTGTTTGGCACAATCTACACTTTAGAGCCGCAGCAAAACATCCGATGTCGTTAATACAAGTTGAACGACTTAAAGAAGATGGTTCGTTACGAGTAACAAAACCATTATGGCTAGCTTGGGTTGGGGAAGAAATGCTTCCTCTGTCAGAAATTTGCCGGCTTTACCTACGACGTTTTGCGGTTGACCATTGGTATCGATTTATTAAACAGCGTCTCCATTGGACTTTACCCAAGCTCAGTACACCAAAACAGTGTGAGAGATGGAGCGAACTCATGCCCATGATCACTTGGGAGTTGTGGCTAGCTCGTGATATCGTTGCAGACAATCCTTTGCCTTGGCAAAAGTCATTAGACAATTTGACCCCTGGAAGGGTTGCCCAGGCGATGGGGAGTATTTTAGCGGGGATTGGTACTCCTACCCGTTCTCCCAAACCTCGCGGAAAGTCCTCTGGTTGGAAACCTGGGAAAGAACGTAAACGTAGAATTCCTTACCCTTCAGTCAAAAAAAGGACTTCTAAGTCACGCAAACCCACTCCAGAGTCCGCTTAA
- a CDS encoding helix-turn-helix domain-containing protein, whose product MAGLAPKQLNLSDGDRSELQELVNRHNTGQQIVLRAKIILLASEGKNNGEIARTLNISLDMARLWRNRWFKTSDKKLPTFERLRDSERIGAPVKFSMEQVIKLFALACSKP is encoded by the coding sequence GTGGCAGGATTAGCTCCAAAACAATTAAACTTAAGCGATGGCGATCGCTCAGAACTGCAAGAGTTGGTAAACCGACACAATACAGGGCAACAAATAGTACTACGTGCAAAAATAATTCTTCTAGCGTCAGAGGGGAAAAATAATGGCGAAATTGCTCGAACATTAAATATAAGTCTGGATATGGCTCGTTTATGGCGAAACCGATGGTTTAAAACTAGCGATAAAAAGTTGCCTACTTTTGAGAGACTACGAGATTCGGAGCGTATTGGGGCACCAGTAAAATTTAGTATGGAGCAAGTAATCAAACTGTTTGCCCTTGCATGTTCAAAACC
- a CDS encoding sigma-70 family RNA polymerase sigma factor, giving the protein MLNFTKLDSIPVLPKRDNNFNKFSTCIVIYNQNNRLTLQWKHQPSLQRNLKLYEAKHEEFYNLFCQQDKGIDVAHFWRQIALNESQLIADWEPENKTQLAYEHLASYFEERCYWTAKDLSKNCNANSWEEYLYLARLLVYNPLKLRDILVKYNSQNANLDTYIGHALTNHIKSSAKVSQFSRWRLLYKKSDKELKEALEVLGIGEPKISQFIFARKYFKQVYLVNKIKNSARSTGKKWIDPDQEYFEQSAQCYNAEKVLPTAPHEVSANPTKVTAKQIQYWMEICIRALENYPKSILPKFSLDALQSDSMIAKSESQADVVKVEWQSISAIEETSENQEYLIKKANSVLSEQLQAMKPDYQKILLLYYGFGLNQKQLANRLGINQSTISRYLAKSTIQLLETLARISQPQQWVQQYVEKWLEREYHAPVHSDLIQAALVSGIKKLTSEEREILQLYYGQRMDEDKVASHLGIHLDEITRRLTKARNQLQYKLMHEINILIKEYLEKWLSNYYKSLVQSVLKTVSKSGKKEIELEEKISLLEIYIQNKY; this is encoded by the coding sequence ATGCTTAATTTTACCAAATTGGACAGTATCCCTGTACTACCAAAGCGGGATAATAATTTTAATAAATTTTCTACCTGTATTGTGATATACAACCAAAATAATCGATTAACCTTGCAATGGAAACATCAACCTTCTCTGCAACGTAATTTGAAGTTATATGAAGCAAAACATGAAGAGTTTTATAATTTATTCTGCCAGCAGGATAAAGGGATAGATGTAGCACATTTTTGGCGTCAGATAGCACTTAACGAATCACAATTAATAGCAGACTGGGAGCCAGAGAATAAAACACAACTTGCCTATGAACATTTAGCAAGTTACTTTGAGGAAAGATGCTATTGGACTGCTAAAGATTTATCTAAAAACTGTAACGCCAATTCTTGGGAAGAATATTTGTATCTTGCTAGATTGCTAGTTTACAATCCGCTGAAATTAAGGGATATTTTAGTTAAATATAATTCCCAGAATGCGAATTTAGATACATATATAGGTCACGCCTTGACAAATCATATTAAATCCTCAGCAAAGGTAAGTCAATTTTCGCGCTGGCGATTGCTATATAAGAAAAGTGATAAAGAACTAAAAGAAGCACTAGAAGTATTAGGGATTGGAGAACCAAAAATTTCGCAATTTATTTTTGCTAGAAAATATTTTAAACAAGTTTATTTAGTTAACAAAATTAAAAATTCGGCGAGAAGTACAGGTAAAAAATGGATAGATCCAGACCAAGAATATTTTGAACAATCTGCTCAATGTTATAACGCAGAAAAAGTATTACCAACCGCACCTCATGAGGTATCTGCTAACCCTACTAAAGTGACCGCAAAACAAATTCAATATTGGATGGAGATTTGCATTAGAGCCTTAGAAAATTATCCGAAGTCAATTTTACCGAAGTTTTCACTTGATGCTTTGCAGTCTGATAGTATGATAGCTAAATCAGAATCACAGGCTGATGTTGTGAAAGTTGAATGGCAAAGCATATCAGCCATTGAAGAGACAAGTGAAAATCAAGAATATCTCATAAAGAAAGCTAACTCGGTTTTATCTGAGCAACTGCAAGCGATGAAACCAGATTATCAGAAAATTTTACTTCTCTATTATGGTTTCGGACTCAATCAAAAACAGCTAGCGAATAGACTGGGAATTAATCAAAGTACAATTTCTCGTTATCTTGCGAAATCCACAATCCAATTACTGGAAACCTTAGCAAGAATTTCTCAACCTCAACAATGGGTTCAACAGTATGTAGAAAAATGGTTAGAAAGAGAGTACCACGCACCTGTACATTCAGACTTGATTCAAGCAGCTTTGGTGTCAGGTATCAAGAAGTTAACAAGCGAAGAGCGCGAGATTTTACAACTTTATTACGGACAGCGAATGGATGAGGACAAAGTTGCTTCTCATTTAGGTATTCATCTTGATGAAATAACTAGAAGACTTACCAAGGCAAGAAATCAATTGCAATATAAGTTGATGCATGAGATAAATATTTTGATCAAAGAGTATTTAGAAAAATGGTTAAGCAACTACTATAAATCTCTAGTTCAATCAGTTTTAAAAACTGTATCGAAATCTGGGAAGAAAGAAATAGAGCTAGAAGAGAAGATTTCCTTGCTTGAGATATACATTCAGAATAAATACTAG
- a CDS encoding double zinc ribbon domain-containing protein, with the protein MVVTKHSTLPKGEEGLANYVQRLRGQLSLTQKELSFKAGIHIQTIRKIEGGQTNRLNQKAKSGLASALGIPPEYLDAAAKKVSPETIATLKFCPKCWTPGTTPDQMWTDLRSKYCFACATALRNRCVSCNEPIMSLKFKFCPYCGTSYKQNQTIS; encoded by the coding sequence ATGGTTGTAACAAAACATTCGACGCTTCCAAAGGGGGAAGAAGGGCTTGCTAATTACGTCCAGAGATTGCGGGGTCAGCTTTCCTTAACCCAAAAAGAGTTGAGTTTCAAAGCTGGAATACATATCCAGACAATCCGCAAAATTGAGGGTGGACAAACGAATAGGCTCAATCAAAAGGCTAAAAGTGGTCTGGCTTCTGCGTTGGGAATACCACCGGAGTACCTGGATGCAGCGGCGAAGAAAGTCTCTCCAGAAACAATAGCTACGTTAAAATTTTGTCCGAAATGTTGGACTCCAGGAACCACCCCTGACCAAATGTGGACTGACTTACGGTCGAAGTATTGCTTTGCTTGTGCTACAGCCTTACGGAATCGTTGTGTTAGTTGCAATGAACCTATTATGTCGCTGAAATTTAAATTTTGCCCTTACTGTGGCACTTCTTACAAACAAAATCAAACCATTTCTTAA
- a CDS encoding phage tail protein yields the protein MPSNTEYLTANRFVLEIDGMQVTIKSVDGVKSVTQTTDNTIIGNMGPGKRVDQSIPSVPEKGTLSITIYVEDKNKKFDEWLQKCSSNAGANKVMSNIKSGSLVSYISDTSIGAKWELKQCYPTSQTFTGFDASGTGFMTQQIELTYWGGTQRKQ from the coding sequence ATGCCCTCTAACACAGAATATTTAACGGCTAATAGATTTGTTCTCGAAATAGATGGTATGCAAGTTACTATCAAATCAGTCGATGGTGTAAAAAGTGTAACACAAACGACTGATAATACGATTATAGGCAACATGGGTCCTGGTAAGAGAGTAGATCAATCCATCCCTAGTGTTCCAGAGAAGGGTACTCTAAGCATCACTATCTATGTAGAGGATAAGAATAAAAAGTTTGATGAATGGCTCCAAAAATGCAGTTCAAATGCAGGAGCTAATAAGGTCATGAGCAATATAAAAAGTGGTTCGTTAGTGTCTTATATATCAGACACTAGTATAGGAGCAAAATGGGAATTAAAACAGTGCTACCCTACTAGCCAAACGTTTACAGGCTTTGACGCTTCTGGAACTGGATTTATGACTCAACAGATAGAACTAACTTACTGGGGAGGTACACAACGCAAGCAGTAA
- a CDS encoding phage tail assembly protein, whose protein sequence is MRRKDTLYTEFTFTLPQGLIDDQNRVHRQGVMRLATAKDEILVHKDPKVQENPAYSPLIMLSRVITRLGSLTSVAPELLERLILRDIAYLREFYNRVNQQGNAHIPTQCPHCNADFSVKLELSGES, encoded by the coding sequence ATGCGCCGGAAAGATACTCTTTACACTGAATTTACCTTTACCTTACCCCAAGGTCTAATTGATGACCAAAACAGAGTGCATCGTCAGGGAGTGATGCGTTTGGCTACTGCAAAAGATGAAATTTTGGTGCATAAAGATCCAAAAGTTCAAGAGAATCCAGCCTACAGTCCATTAATCATGCTTTCACGAGTGATTACTCGATTGGGAAGTCTAACTTCAGTAGCTCCTGAATTATTAGAACGCCTGATTCTACGTGATATTGCTTATCTTAGAGAATTTTACAATCGAGTCAACCAGCAAGGGAATGCACACATCCCTACCCAATGTCCTCATTGCAACGCTGATTTTTCTGTGAAACTAGAGCTATCGGGGGAGTCATAA
- a CDS encoding FHA domain-containing protein yields the protein MKLKVLNSQTLSEFQELDLFLTIRMEGECLIGRSPNSGLVLDSPDVSRLHGKFFLQNGDYYYCDLGSRNGSLVNGKIAETNQKYVLKPGDVIRLGEFVLMLEEMSSPDLPETVVRVIDAPVVSNSLQNQQIPPLPKQEEKVPEVAAQEVPNLRTPDPQHIGQFTTEEQASEVVNPQVAPVSEEVTYTQINEYTFIQSAQVANEISESTLATPQLEQQVPVVADDVSEQITPQLQQHIQPTAEEPSVEVVVRQAQPATEEPIDAQTDKLTSLVPPEQDNQVSQNAIATQQPEQEVVAVTDDVTEQITPNSQQSIQPATEELAVEVVVRQAQPATEEPIDAQTNELISLVPPEQDNQVSQNAIATQQPEQEVVAVTDDVTEQITPNSQQSIQPATEELAVEVVVRQAQPATEEPIDAQTNELISLVPPEQDNQVSQNAIATQQPEQEVVAVTDDVTEQITPNSQQSIQPATEELAVEVVVRQAQPATEEPIDAQTNELISLVPPEQDNQVSQNAIATQELEQEVVAVTDDVTEQTTPQSQQIEQPAIEESPEVVVKSPDVAEDVIESETPEFIDKYVVLIAHDSKKSELAEIVAQHQKFFSKCLTLASSSISDLVAQQSGITISQQLPAATSGGYQTIASMVSSGDLLAVIFLRDLLMPQPGQANEEALLRLCNINNLLVATNSSTAEAIVHYLEVVCK from the coding sequence ATGAAATTAAAAGTTCTTAATTCACAGACACTAAGTGAATTCCAGGAACTTGACCTTTTCCTAACAATCAGAATGGAAGGAGAGTGCTTAATTGGTCGCTCACCTAATTCTGGGTTAGTTCTGGACAGTCCCGATGTCAGTAGACTGCATGGCAAGTTCTTTCTTCAAAATGGAGATTACTACTACTGCGATCTTGGCAGTAGAAACGGCTCTCTTGTTAACGGGAAGATAGCTGAGACAAACCAAAAATATGTTCTGAAACCTGGAGACGTTATCCGCCTCGGAGAGTTCGTTCTCATGTTAGAAGAAATGAGTTCTCCTGACTTACCGGAAACAGTTGTTCGAGTCATAGATGCCCCAGTAGTTTCAAATAGTTTGCAAAACCAGCAAATTCCTCCTCTACCAAAACAAGAGGAGAAAGTTCCGGAAGTAGCTGCTCAGGAAGTGCCCAACTTAAGAACTCCAGATCCTCAACATATCGGTCAGTTTACCACTGAAGAACAAGCCTCCGAAGTAGTCAATCCGCAAGTTGCACCAGTCAGCGAAGAAGTAACTTATACTCAGATTAATGAATATACATTCATTCAGTCAGCGCAGGTAGCTAACGAAATTTCTGAAAGCACGCTGGCAACACCTCAGTTAGAGCAACAAGTTCCAGTAGTGGCTGATGATGTCTCGGAGCAAATCACTCCACAATTGCAGCAACACATCCAACCCACCGCTGAAGAACCATCTGTCGAAGTCGTCGTTCGACAAGCACAACCAGCCACTGAAGAACCGATTGATGCTCAAACTGATAAACTTACATCCCTTGTGCCACCAGAACAAGACAACCAAGTTTCACAAAACGCGATCGCAACACAACAACCAGAGCAAGAAGTTGTGGCAGTGACTGATGATGTCACAGAGCAAATTACACCAAATTCCCAACAATCTATTCAACCTGCTACTGAAGAACTAGCTGTCGAAGTCGTCGTTCGACAAGCACAACCAGCCACTGAAGAACCGATTGATGCTCAAACGAATGAACTTATATCCCTTGTGCCACCAGAACAAGACAACCAAGTTTCACAAAACGCGATCGCAACACAACAACCAGAGCAAGAAGTTGTGGCAGTGACTGATGATGTCACAGAGCAAATTACACCAAATTCCCAACAATCTATTCAACCTGCTACTGAAGAACTAGCTGTCGAAGTCGTCGTTCGACAAGCACAACCAGCCACTGAAGAACCGATTGATGCTCAAACGAATGAACTTATATCCCTTGTGCCACCAGAACAAGACAACCAAGTTTCACAAAACGCGATCGCAACACAACAACCAGAGCAAGAAGTTGTGGCAGTGACTGATGATGTCACAGAGCAAATTACACCAAATTCCCAACAATCTATTCAACCTGCTACTGAAGAACTAGCTGTCGAAGTCGTCGTTCGACAAGCACAACCAGCCACTGAAGAACCGATTGATGCTCAAACGAATGAACTTATATCCCTTGTGCCACCAGAACAAGACAACCAAGTTTCACAAAACGCGATCGCAACACAAGAGTTAGAGCAAGAAGTTGTGGCAGTGACTGATGATGTCACAGAGCAAACCACTCCACAATCCCAACAAATCGAACAACCTGCTATCGAAGAATCTCCCGAAGTTGTTGTTAAATCTCCAGATGTTGCTGAAGATGTTATCGAGAGCGAAACGCCTGAATTTATTGATAAATACGTAGTGCTCATTGCTCACGACAGTAAGAAATCGGAATTGGCAGAGATTGTTGCTCAGCATCAAAAGTTTTTCTCAAAGTGCCTTACCCTAGCATCATCTTCAATAAGCGATTTGGTAGCTCAACAAAGTGGCATAACGATCTCGCAACAACTTCCTGCAGCCACATCTGGAGGATATCAAACAATCGCTTCAATGGTTTCTTCAGGAGATCTACTAGCAGTTATCTTCTTGAGAGACTTGTTGATGCCTCAACCCGGTCAGGCAAATGAGGAAGCTTTGTTAAGATTGTGCAATATCAACAATCTTCTCGTTGCAACTAATTCCTCAACTGCAGAAGCGATCGTGCATTACTTAGAGGTTGTTTGTAAATGA
- a CDS encoding phage tail protein, protein MATLSNIEFLTAHNFYLELILDGSGQADAVFLECQGFQCTQDVIEVCEVTSNKWGQAQKGLPVRTKVPGNVKIGNLTLRRGASNSLTFWNWFKAVQEGNWANQRQDLALNILNKATQRKARYELSGAWPTNYKISDVNARSNELALEELEIAFEGFKRTM, encoded by the coding sequence ATGGCTACACTATCAAATATTGAATTTCTCACTGCCCATAATTTCTACCTAGAACTCATATTAGATGGTTCCGGGCAGGCTGATGCTGTCTTTCTTGAGTGCCAGGGATTTCAATGCACGCAGGATGTCATTGAAGTTTGTGAAGTCACTTCTAACAAGTGGGGTCAAGCACAGAAAGGTCTTCCAGTTAGAACTAAAGTTCCTGGCAATGTCAAAATTGGCAATTTGACTTTGCGTAGAGGTGCAAGTAACTCGCTAACATTTTGGAACTGGTTTAAAGCTGTTCAAGAGGGTAACTGGGCTAACCAACGTCAAGATCTTGCTTTGAATATTCTTAATAAAGCAACACAAAGAAAAGCAAGATATGAGTTAAGTGGGGCTTGGCCAACCAATTATAAAATTTCTGATGTCAATGCTCGCAGTAATGAGTTGGCGTTGGAAGAACTAGAAATTGCTTTTGAGGGCTTTAAGCGCACAATGTAG
- a CDS encoding tyrosine-type recombinase/integrase: MITLAALATEFLERPGLAKSTLRSYESTIIPLLKQYGRWSIEIIDRQILVEYLNHLTDVSYTTHHRHQAVITALFNFAVDMGYLKSNPVAGLTRRKPSQNKGEYATDELVRYLTPNQLSILYRIIKKDARMFALVRLLHTSGARITEVLALNLDDIDFNTRKFQVIGKGNKQRWCFYSEVANQSLNHYIKYYRHPNHPALFTAQQPKTLEVSRLSYRMMHKSWTNLIGKTPELQEIRIHDLRHTFATERVGLMGIEELRALMGHESIQTTLRYQEVTSQRAEEVAQLAFKSLPNFSE, translated from the coding sequence ATGATAACTTTAGCAGCTTTAGCCACCGAGTTTTTAGAACGTCCGGGACTAGCCAAAAGTACTCTACGTTCCTATGAGTCTACGATTATCCCCTTACTCAAGCAGTATGGTCGATGGTCAATAGAAATCATCGACCGACAAATTTTAGTAGAATATCTCAATCATCTAACTGATGTTTCCTATACTACCCACCACCGTCATCAAGCTGTCATCACGGCTTTGTTCAATTTTGCTGTTGATATGGGATATCTCAAATCCAATCCGGTTGCAGGACTCACAAGACGCAAACCCAGTCAAAACAAAGGAGAATATGCTACGGATGAACTAGTGCGTTATCTTACTCCTAACCAATTAAGTATCCTGTATCGCATTATCAAAAAAGATGCGCGGATGTTTGCACTGGTGCGTTTGTTGCATACCAGTGGCGCTAGGATTACTGAGGTATTGGCTCTAAATTTAGATGACATAGACTTCAACACCCGGAAATTTCAGGTTATTGGGAAAGGCAACAAGCAACGGTGGTGTTTTTACAGTGAAGTAGCGAATCAGAGTCTAAATCACTACATCAAATATTATCGGCACCCCAATCATCCAGCGCTGTTTACTGCTCAACAGCCAAAGACTTTAGAAGTCTCCCGCCTTTCATACCGTATGATGCATAAGTCCTGGACAAATCTAATTGGGAAAACTCCAGAACTCCAAGAAATTCGTATTCACGACCTACGGCACACTTTTGCTACAGAGCGAGTGGGATTAATGGGGATTGAAGAACTTAGGGCGCTTATGGGACATGAAAGCATTCAGACAACATTACGGTATCAAGAAGTAACGTCACAACGTGCTGAAGAAGTAGCACAATTAGCGTTTAAGAGTCTGCCTAATTTTTCCGAATAA
- a CDS encoding transposase family protein → MSDILGYIKKNHQETQRLVGLKYEQLEQLIKQAIALHTQKQEEVEAQKVRIINKGGGRKVKLSTEEQILLTLVYLRHLTTFQLLGIQFCMM, encoded by the coding sequence ATGAGCGATATATTAGGTTATATTAAAAAAAATCATCAGGAAACGCAGCGGTTAGTTGGTCTCAAGTATGAGCAACTAGAACAACTAATAAAACAGGCGATCGCCTTACATACCCAAAAGCAAGAAGAAGTCGAAGCACAGAAAGTTAGAATCATAAATAAAGGAGGAGGTCGTAAAGTAAAGTTATCGACGGAGGAGCAAATTCTGTTAACATTGGTATATTTGAGACATTTGACAACATTTCAGTTGCTAGGTATCCAGTTTTGCATGATGTGA